A region of Pyxidicoccus parkwaysis DNA encodes the following proteins:
- a CDS encoding S1 family peptidase, which produces MRAGSRWLACAGALAVLTLASCDGGVPVGEAPPDVDDVAAATVTLGQGHCAGVVVEDGSHALTAAHCVSPLETRVDVSFMNGQRIGGTYVHVDRGRDVAIIRLDARAPVRGLEVADAMPTPGEPLVFTGRFDRPGDAQEAVLERLGRCPSLPQVPAALFTTMRGRPGDSGAPLVDSHMRVVGLVHGGAACRIATPTAGLGTLVGELSRGGPTLAHQGTTAPR; this is translated from the coding sequence ATGCGCGCGGGCTCGAGGTGGCTGGCATGTGCGGGAGCGCTGGCGGTGCTGACGCTGGCATCGTGCGACGGAGGCGTTCCAGTTGGCGAGGCGCCTCCCGATGTGGACGACGTGGCGGCGGCCACGGTGACGCTGGGACAGGGCCACTGCGCGGGCGTGGTGGTGGAGGACGGGAGTCATGCCCTCACGGCGGCCCACTGCGTCTCCCCGCTGGAGACACGGGTGGACGTGTCCTTCATGAACGGACAGCGGATAGGTGGCACCTACGTCCACGTGGACCGGGGTCGGGACGTGGCAATCATTCGGTTGGATGCCCGAGCGCCGGTGCGTGGGCTCGAAGTCGCTGACGCGATGCCCACGCCGGGCGAGCCGCTCGTCTTCACGGGGCGGTTCGACAGGCCCGGCGACGCGCAGGAGGCCGTGCTGGAGCGGCTCGGGCGCTGCCCCTCGCTGCCGCAGGTGCCGGCCGCTCTCTTCACCACCATGCGCGGCCGGCCGGGGGACTCGGGGGCGCCGCTGGTGGATTCCCACATGCGCGTGGTGGGGCTCGTCCACGGGGGCGCGGCGTGCCGCATCGCCACGCCCACGGCGGGGCTGGGCACGCTGGTGGGGGAGCTCTCCCGAGGAGGCCCGACGCTGGCGCACCAGGGCACGACCGCGCCCCGCTAG